caaagaatagtaagaagaggtaagaaagccttcctcagcgatcaatgcaaagaaataaaggaaaacaatagaatgggaaagactagagatctcttcaagaaaactagagataccaagggaacatttcatgcaaagatgggcacaataaaggacagaaatggtatggacctaacagaagcagaagataataagaagaggtggcaagaatacacagaagaactgtacaaaaacaatCTTCATAATcctgataaccatgatggtgtgatctctcacctagagctggacatcctggaatgtgaagtcaagtgggccttaggaagcatcacaacgaacaaagctggtggaggtgatggaattccagttgagctatttcaaatcctaaaagatgatgctgttaaagtgatacactcaataggccagcaaatttggaaaactcagcagtggccacaggactggaaaaggtcagtttttattccaatcccaaagaaaggcaatgccaaaaaaatgttcaaactaccacacaattgcactcatctcacacgctaataaaataatgctcaaaattctccaacctaggcttcaacagtacatgacccaggaacttccagatgttcaagctggatttagaaaaggcagaggaaccagagatcaaattgccaacatctgttggattatagaaaaagcaagagaattcccgaaaaacatcatttttctgcttcattgactacagtaaaacctttgactgtgtggatcacaacaaactgtggaaaagttcttaaagaggtgggaattccagaccaccttacctgccttctgagaagcctgcctgcaggtcaagaagaaacagaactggacatggaacaatggactggttcaaaattaggaaaggagtatgtcaaggctgtatattgtcaccttgcttatttatatgcagagtacatcgtgcaaaattccgcactggatgaaacacaagccagaatcaagattgcagggagaaatgccaataacctcagataggcagatgacaccacccttacggcagaaagcaaagagcaactaaagaacctcttgatgaaagtgaaagaggagagtgaaaaagctggcttaaaattcaacattcaaaaatgaagatcatggaatctgatcccatcacttcgcagtaaatagacagggaaacaatggaaacagtgagagactttattttcctgggctccaatatcactgtagatggcgactgcagccatgaaattaaaagatgcttgctccttggaagaaaaggtatgacaaacctagacagcatattaaaaatcagagatattactttgccaacaaaggtccttctagtcaaagctatggtttttccagtagtcatgtatggacgtaagagttggaccataaagaaagctgagagccaaagaactgatgcttttgaaatgtggtgttggagaagactcttgaaagttccttggactgcaagatcaaaccagtctatcctagaggaaatcagtcctatatattcattggaaggactgatgctgaggctgaagctccaatactttggccacctgaggcaaagaactgactcactggaaaagagcctgatgctgggaaagattgaaggcaggagatggggacaacagaggatgagatggttggatggcatcaccaactcgataaacataagtttgagcaagttctgggagttggtgatggacagggaagcctggtgtgctgcagtccttggggtcacaaagagttggatatgactgagcaactgaactgatactgatttATACAGCATAAATTTATTGATTACTTTCCAGGAGCTTTCACTGGTGAACCTAACTGTATAAGTTCCCTATCCTCCTGGAGTTTCCTTCATGATGGAAGGAGTGAAAGGACATAGATTCAGGCACCTGAGTAGCCTGGGGAGGGCCTTGAACCTCCAGACCACCCTGCATGGGAACTGCCATGAGGTTCAGTTTGGGCTGGGAAAGGACACTAGGGCATTTCCTAGTGAGAATGTATCCTTAGTGGAGTGTGCCTCCACTTTGTCACCCACTCCATTATCCCAAAGTGCCCATACTCCAGACAACAGGTCacaagtggcaagaatacaaataaGACAATTAGCATCTTCCTCCTTAACAAGGAGCCATGGGATTAAAATGCCCAAGAGCCCTCAAACTCTAAATACCCTGCTGTGACCCTGTTCACATACCCCAGCTGGGGTGGGAATACACAATTCCCTCCTCTACACCACAGACATCAGACTCCCCTCAGAAGTCACAGCTGGCGGGTCTCCTCATgtctttcctggtgtctcagcgTTGACCTCAGAATCCTGTGGGATCCAGTGGAGACGGAGTCCACCAAGACCATTCTCTTGGTAATACCCTCCTGGTAAgtcagccaaggatggagaacaGGAGTGAACTGGAGGGGTTGGGGAAGAGGAACTGCATCTCTTCCTGAAAGGAGAGAGACtgtgaggggagagggagaatgagaaaaagaagagggacTGAGAGCAATTCTATAGTCCGTGAGAGGGCGAAAGGTACAGAGGACAAACTCACTATAGCTAGTCATATGGAGAAAAAGCATTTTTGGTCTGCGGATGGAGGTCACCATAAAACAGTTTTCTCCAAAGCTGAGGTTCTTCAAATACAGTCCTGGACCAGTAGCAGCTGTGTCCCCTGAGAACTTCCTAGAACTTTTGTTTCTCAAGCCCCATCCCAGACACTCCAAGGCATGAGGTTTTAACCAGCTCCCTCGGTGGCACTGATGTACACTCAaggctgagaaccactgtccCAGTGCAAGCAAGGACTTCCTGTCAACaaccaaagagttggaaatgtgTAGCCAGGAAGGGACTCACAGGAGTACAGGCAGCCCAGAGAAACCTGAGCATCACCCTATAAAAACCTCAAACCCAACTCTAAACACCCttgaaaattaattaaatctCTGCTGGAGATCTCTCGAGGTTATCCAGGAAGAGCTTGTGTCGTTCACTTTTCTAAAGCTCCCTTTCACCACCTGTTCACCTTCCATGGTCCTGCTCCTCATAGTAGGGATTAGCATCTCTTCCTTGTTCTTAAAACACCATGGGGTCACCTATCACCTTTCTTATCCCGATTGAATTATGCACTGTGTAGTCCCATTTACTTCAGCAAACCTTAAATCTTTCCATAAACCCATGTTCTTGGAAGGCAGGTAGATAAGAATCTAAAACACTTTAATAGCAGAGGATGACTTAGAACATGTTGGCAGAGTTTAACTATGAAACACCACTGCTCATAGGGTGTGAGTGGCCATACTCAGAAGCAATGGAGTTTGAGAGAGTGAAAATAAATCTCAGTTCAACTAAGAGCCCAACCACCTGCAGGCTGAGTGCCCAGAACATCTCTCTCAgcccccatctttttttttttttcactgcaccACCTGGCATGTGGGTTCAGACCAGGATCTGAACCCAtgacctctgcagtggaagcatggaagtgtagattcttaaccactactcTGCCAGAGAAGTGCCAGCCCCAGTCTTTCTATTATCAGTTGTGGTCAACACCATATACCTCTCAGAATCATTGTGAAATCTACCCATGAAGaaactctggggacttccctggtggtccagtggttaagactctgcatccccaatgcaggggatgcaggtttgatcccttgtcagggaccTAAAAATTCACATGCCATGcagctcagccaaaaaataaaagaaaatttttttaaaaaattaagtgttgCTCCTTAGAAGCCTAAACACTTTTGTTGTCATTAAATGCCTCATATGTGCTTGTCAGAAATTGGTTTTAGGACCAGAGGACTTAACCAGGTAAGAAATGAGGGCagcatcccactgctgggcatacacactgaggaaaccagaattgaaagagacacgtgtatcccactattcatcgcagcactgtttacaataaccaggacatgtaagcaacctagatgtccattggcagatgaatggacaagaaagctgtggtacatatacataatgaaatattactcagctattaaaaagaatgcatttgaatcagttctaatgaggtggatggaactggagcctattatacagagtgaagtaagtcagaaagaaaaacaccaatacagtatactaacacatatatatggaatttagaaagatggtaacgatgaccctatatatgagacagcaaaacaaacacagatgtaaagaacagaattttggactctgtggagaaggcaaggtgatttgaaagaatagcattgaaacatgtatattaccatatgtgaaatagatcgccagtccaggttcaacgcatgagacagggtgctcagggatggtgcactgggatgaccctgagggatgggatggggagggaggtgggaggggggttcaggttggggaacacatgtacatggctgattcatgtgaatgtatggcaaaaaccactacaatattgtaaagtaattcgcctccaattaaaataaataaattaattttttaaaaaagaaatgagggcaaCAAAGGAAAATCCTCTCATTGCTGGAAAGAGATGATATTAACACTTTACAAGGACCTGGTGAATCATGACACATTGGGTTTTTTTTCTATGTTGTCTATATATCATAAGAGACACATATAGTGCCTAGCACCTAATATGTTCTCTATAAGTCTTCATTAATTTAAAGGAAGGATAAACACATACACTGGAAAATGGAGACTTAAAGAGGCAAATGCAACCAAGCTTTGGTGGTCTTATATGAATCTGCTTTCTCTGAACTTTCTATATGAACCTGATTGTCGTTGTTTTTCAATCgcccaatcatgtctgactctttgcgaccccatggactgcagcacgccaggcctctctgtccctcaccatctcctgaagtttgcccaagttcatgttcatgaACCTGCTAATTCCCAATAAATAATGGGAACTTtctaaatagatggggaaacaaaactAGGATCAAACTCATTGTCAGCTTAAAATGTGTGAATGAGAATACTATCAGGCATGACTACGTGTTGGCATTTCTTTAAAACTTGCTCTCTCCTGTTCATTCCTTTGGTCCATATTTTCATATCAGTTCGTGTCAGAATGTTATTTTACAAACTTGCTTTTCTGTCATCATATTAACTCTAGGAATACGTATGCAGGACATTCTGCTTTTTGTCAACTGACACTTAATCACACCTTTCTTGTTGTCATGGAAATGGCTTATCTTTGAATAGTCCAGGCTGTGTCTGggagtttttattttgaataaactttCTGAACATCTGTTCGACATGATACAACATTGTATATTTTACTGAGGGTGCAAAACTGTTTCAAGGAGCAGTGATGGTTTGTCTGGATCATACGAAAATACAGAATTTCTTGTCCTGTGAAGGTACTGTTGAGACCAAATGTACTTCCAAAATGCCATtagctttctgtttttaaatatgtattttgtttggctgtgccaggtcttaattgcgGCGCACGGGCACGTGAATTCAACTCTCAAGTTGCAGCCTGCCCACTCctaagttgcagcatgtgggatctagttccctggtcagTGATCTAATtggggccccctgcactgagagcatgacgtcttagccactggactaccagggaagtccccaaaatgtCATTAGCTTTAAAGCTCCAGATATTCTTTTGTTAGTGTGAAAGTTCTCTATAAAACTTCTACTTTACCAGCATTCTGGGTTCATTcaaagtcactgtttcccctgaaAATACATGAATACTGTCCCAATGCACTGAATGCTTGAGGCCAGGGGCCTACTCACTAGCTTGCTGAAACATTTCTGCTCAGTTGAGTCATTTTAAATAATGCCAAACCTGATCATGCTGATTGCAGTTGCTGCTACAAATGTATTGTTTAAATAATACtataaaaattaacaaactataagagaaaggaggaaggagggacggaataaagggagagagggaaggaagggaaggaatgggAAATATGGTTTCATGAAATCCAAATTGTATGCTTTGTAAAGACTTAATAACAAAaaggaatcatttttaaaaactgctgtcAAAATAgatgttggatagcatcaccgactcagtggacatgaacttgagaaaaCTCCAAGAcactgagggacaggaaggcctggtacgctatagtccatggggtctcaaagagttagacgagacttaatgactgaacaattcACTTTATACTGCAGACACATTGTATTACCTAGGTCTTTACATAACTTCTTATACTTATATTCAGTATAATGTTTTGTGTTTCCTTTAATatctgaggaaggaaaaaaagagtgatgctaataaaatatcaatataaattaaaaaaaaaatagatgtgaaCAAGGTAATGGGAGACAATTTGGATGTAGACGTGTAAAAATCTGAAAGGATTCTGTGCCCAGATTGTTTTGCAAGGATCCTTAACTCCTTGTTCCACATTcatggaaaaaaacagaacacagaTTTCAGCCTATGTATATGGCTAAGGCAAGGTAGCTGATACAGATCTACCACCAATTTCCTCATACTAGAAAAGAACTTGGTCTTCATCAAAAAGTCCCATGAATAAATTTACATACTGGACTCAAGTTAAAACGTGAAAGGTATGTTTGTCCACTTTATGTTTCCATTCTTTTGCTGGAGTTTCCAACACTGGTCCTCATCATGACAAATGAGAAGGGGTCTACCTAGTCATGATGGGTGCAGATCATAAAGTGCCCCTAATGAACTTAGGGTTCATTGGATGCTTCAGAAAAGTGCTACTCATCCTTATATCCCTAGTCATGAACCCAAAAGAGATGCTAAAATTATGTCTTATTGatggaagaggaaagggaggaaaggaggaaaggaaagagaaaaagatgaggggaaaagaagagaaagaagatgatCAGGTTTGGACTTGATTTCTCTCAATTTGATTTTCTATGAAGCTTGGCTCTATGAAGAGAAATGAGTGTGTTTATGAACAATACCTAAGTTATCCCAAAACAACTCAGTCAGACATTTGAGACTATCCATTCTCAGACATGGATGGTTTTCCTTGGGGAAACAGAAATCCAGAGAAGGGAGCTGTAAGAATCCCACGGGTTTTCACAAAACACACAGGTTTGCAGGGAGCTGAGACAGAACTCCATCTCTGACTCCAAGTTTTATGTCTCTcaccttcctccttttctccttcacgGTAGACAAAAGCTGTCCATGGAACCAGAAAACCAAACAGCAGTCTCAAAATTCCTCCTCCTGGGACTCTCAGAAAAGCCAGAGCATCAGATCTTCCTCTTTGGGCTCTTCCTGCCCATGTACCTGGTCACCATCtttggaaacctgctcatcatcctggccaTCATCACAGACTCACACCTCCACacgcccatgtacttcttcctctgtaACCTGTCCCTGGTGGACATCTTCTTCTCTTCCACCACCGTCCCCAAGATGCTGGTGAACCTCTGGACTCAGAGCAAAGCCATCCCCTTTGCAGGCTGCCTTGCCCAGATGTATGCCTTCCACCTGTTTGGGACCATGGACAGCTTCCTCCTGGCTGTGATGGCCATTGATCGGTTCATGGCCATTGTCCACCCTCTGCACTACTTGGCCATCATGAGTCCCCGTGTGTGTGGGCTGCTAGTGGTGGGGTCGTGGCTGATCACCAACCTCCAGTCCATTGTCCACACCAGCCTCATGGCTCAGTTGACCTTCTGCACTGCCTCTGAAATCCCCCACTTCTTCTGTGACCTCATGCCCCTGCTGAAGCTCTCCtgctcagacacacacaccaatGAGCTGGTGATCTTTGCTTTCGGCATCATTATGGGCATCAGCCCTCTCACATGTATCCTCCTCTCTTATATCTGCATTTTCTGTGCAGTCTTCAAGATCCCTTCTGCTCAGGGCAAATGGAAAGCCTTCTCCACTTGCGGCTCACACCTCACCATGGTGACTCTATTCTATGGCACCATCTTTGCCGTGTACCTGCAGCCAGCATCTCCCACCTCCTTGAAGAAGGACAAGGTGGCTGCCTTGATGTGTGGGGTGGtcatccccatgctgaacccctttaTCTACAGCCTAAGGAACAAGAACATGAAGGCAGCCCTGAGGAAACTATTCAGCAAAGCAGCTACCTCTCAGTCCTAGGACAGAAAAGTTGTTCAACACCTACCATgttccaggaccacagttcagtGCCTAGGACACAAGGATACACTCTGTTTCTGCCCTCAAAACATTCAGCCTGGTGGCTGATAGAGACATGTCAATAAATCATCACAGAGCAACATGGTGATTGTGTCAACAGAGATGAATGAAGTGCTACAGGAAGGGAAAGATGTGTATTTTCCCCATGATCTCTTTCCCCTTAAGATCAGAGCAGAGGAGACTTTGAAGTAGCCTTAAACTCTCTGAGGTATTGAGCTTATAGGATTTCTCCTTTTTGAAGGAAAGATTAGCTGTGCTCAATTTTAATACTGATAAAGACAATGTGTATTAGCCAGGTGTATTACATCACCATGCTTTCTAATGACTTGGGGAAGGACTTTGAGATGAGCTGATTCGCTATTGGATTCAGCAGCCACAATTCTCAGCCTTACATAGAGTCTAGTGGTTTGACTTTGCAGGAGGACTACTGTCATCAGCAGGCCCCCATGTCCCCCAGATTGGGTCTTAGGAGATGATGGCATTTGGATCGTGGTGATTGTGATTGAGCAGGCTGACTGGACCCTGGTGCTATCAACAACAAGCAGATGGGCAGCCTGGGTTACACAGAGAGTTAGAATTAGGGGGTGAATTGTGTACAACAAAAAACATATGTCAAAATCATATGGGTACTTCATACCCAGTACTTCTTTCTCattggtggtgttcagtcactaaatcatatctgaccctttgtgaccccagggactgcagcacaccaggcctgcctgtcctctatctcccagagtttgttcaaattcgtgtccattgtgttggtcatgacatccatccaaccatctcatcctctgttgttcccttctcctcctgccttcagtctttcccagcatcagggtctgttccagtgagttggctcttcacatcaggtggccaaagtattggagtttcagcttgaacatcagcccttccagtgaatattccttccaaaggcttgatttcctttaggactgatgggtttgatctccttgctgtccaagggactctcaagagtcttctcctgcaccacaatttgacagcatcaattctttagcactcagccttctttcagagaaggcaatggcaccccactccagtactcttgcctggaaaatcccatggacggaggagcctggtgggctgcagtccatggggtcgctaagagtcagacacgactgagcgacttcactttcactttccactttcatgcattggagaaggaaatggcaacccactccagtgttcttgcctggagaatcccagggacggggaagcctggtggactgctgtctatggggtcgcacagagtcggacacgactgaagtgacttagcatagcagccttctttacagtccaacagtcacatctgtacatcactcctgggaaaaacatagctttgactatacagacctttgttggcaaagtgatgtctgctttttaatatgctgtctaggtttgtcaacttttcttccaaggagcaaccgtcttttaattttgtggctgcagtcaccatccacagttattatggagcccaagaaaataaaatctgccactgggTCCTTACTAAGgtcatcaagttaaaatgagatcattgGGGGAGAGGGTCCTAATGACCTCGTGATCAAGGTGGTGcttccacaagccaaggaatgccagagGTTGATAGCAAACAACCAGAAGCTAAGAGAGAGGCATGGACATATTCTCCCTCATACTTCCagaaggaagtgtgtgtgtgtgtgtgtgtgtgtgtgtgtgtgtgtgtagagatggAGATCCTGGGAAGTTACACAGAAGTCATTTAGAGGGGTTATCCATTAAGGGGACATGTAAAGAACCGGATAAATGGACACCTGAATTAATGGACATCATTTCATTTTGTCCTTGCATGGCTACTTTCTTAAACAAGAGTTagtattaacacattttaaaagttaacatttttaagaaatcaaaaagCCAGTTGGGGGAAAGGTAAAACTAAAGGGATTCCAGGAAATAGAGAGGCTACCTAGTGGAACAGAAGTGGGAGTCGTGACCTGGACACCCCAACACCAAAGATTCATGTCCACCAacaatttttttgatgtggacgatttttaaagtattgactgaatttgctacaatattgcttctgtttcatgttttggtttggGGGTcaaaggcatgtgggatcgtagctCCCtgaacaaggattgaaccctcaccctcTTCATTacaaggtgaaatcttaaccagtggaccaccgtGGCAGTCCCCGGACAACATTTTGATTCAAGAGTAgaagggaggacttccctggtggtccagaggttgagaTTTCCATCTCCCAGTGCACAGGGCATGGGTCCATCTTGGTCggagaaccaagatcctgcatgctgcatggtgtggcaaaaaaaaaaaaaaaaaagagtagaagagAGATTCCCTAATCCTACTCAAGATGTGATTTGTAGGgagtgtgtgtgctgtgttcagtggctcagttgtatccaactctttgcaaccccctggactgacccgcaccaggctcttctgtccttggggattctccaggcaagaatactggagtgggttgccatgccttcctccaggcgatcttcccaatctaggtatcgatcccaggtctcgcacactgcaggcagattctttaccatctgagccaccagtgaagcccaagaataatggagtgggtagcctatcccttctccaggggatcttcccgacccaggaatcgaaccggggtctcctgcactgcaggcagattctttaccagctgagctaccagggaagcccttgatagaGACTACACCAGGTAAAAGAAGACTGATCACTTCCCATGACCGACAAGAAGACATTGTAATAAGGACTGAAGTCCACATACCAAGCACAGCACCTGACTTACAGTCAAGACATGTTTGATACCTTTATTTATCCAACATACGTTAACtgattatttattaatttctaagAGCTTTCATTGGTGAATTTAACAACATAAATTCCCTGTCTTCATGGGCTTTCCATCAAGGTCAGATGAGTGAAAAGACATGGACTCAGGTATCTGAGCACTCTGAGGAGGGGTATGAACCTCCAGACCACCCTGCATGGGAATTATCATAgggccacaacgactgagcctaCACGCTCTGGCATCCGTGTGCTCTGGAGACCACTCATCACAGCCAGAGAAACTCccgtgctgcaacgaagacctagcgCAGCTGAAAAAATATTGTCTTTTTCTAGCAATGAGAGGAGTTTCCTTTCGTTAACTCATTTCTTCCCTAGATAGGTCCCCAGTTCTCAAAGCCTGGGAACACATTGCTGACAGAAACACAACAGAGGCATTTAATGACAATATCTGTAAAGCGTTGAGCCTTCTCAGGTACTACCATTTCTTTATGTGTGGGTTTCGCAACaactcagagagagaaagagagatggagcTGGTGAGGGCCACCAAGCCTGCAAGTGTTTGGTCTCTCATTTGAGCTGAGACTTCTTTTCACTCTCTCACACTCCACTGCTTCTGAGAATGGCCACTCACACACTATGAGCAGAGGTGTTTCAAAGCTAAACTCTGTGCTGTCAACAAGTACTAGGTTAAACTCTTAATTACGAGTATTTTA
The DNA window shown above is from Bos indicus x Bos taurus breed Angus x Brahman F1 hybrid chromosome 7, Bos_hybrid_MaternalHap_v2.0, whole genome shotgun sequence and carries:
- the LOC113896666 gene encoding olfactory receptor 1I1-like, encoding MEPENQTAVSKFLLLGLSEKPEHQIFLFGLFLPMYLVTIFGNLLIILAIITDSHLHTPMYFFLCNLSLVDIFFSSTTVPKMLVNLWTQSKAIPFAGCLAQMYAFHLFGTMDSFLLAVMAIDRFMAIVHPLHYLAIMSPRVCGLLVVGSWLITNLQSIVHTSLMAQLTFCTASEIPHFFCDLMPLLKLSCSDTHTNELVIFAFGIIMGISPLTCILLSYICIFCAVFKIPSAQGKWKAFSTCGSHLTMVTLFYGTIFAVYLQPASPTSLKKDKVAALMCGVVIPMLNPFIYSLRNKNMKAALRKLFSKAATSQS